A genomic stretch from Sporocytophaga myxococcoides DSM 11118 includes:
- a CDS encoding SWIM zinc finger family protein: MEFNYKFKGDTTVKNTSGSTSMNFAPDIFREPTYFSGYLNKHIPFREAISALHDIVVSDFRFKPKDKTDYKTWAKEQEDIWLAQYLGGAEDVEQKLKGIRLELEKVRREKYNVMEPFYKAQNKYFQYLYRTSPELMRVYDPVITIHPDELFFECFSQDESSYGKLGCNYNVFKNLSEFKCGTTNIDYSSSLYNEFQKIREYKDTHFNIDPSGFEVQTTAEESYKEVKIDVPASWVRGFLQVSSAMSIPATSFELHPMDVYNICFVLKRHKEKEGPRSIRYILKPGEPIRLIFEPWNYEIKCLRSIYTGNEAKEIRVWGRRRLLLLERLIPVAKSFKVVLLGSGLPTFYVADLGDMNFTLGLSGWTANDWSRLGNFDLLAPRAEADPMTMQKVFIGLKEKWVEKPEVLASRLQLDKSLVLGALSAFTQQGKAIYDINNNCYRIRELSRESLPLESLRFSNAREEKANRFFNNRSIQFNAEVSGGKQKLTGSVKEDNHTYKPELVIDSDERIVSGKCSCNFFQQNKLMQGPCEHMLALRIAFRKKQNLY, from the coding sequence ATGGAATTCAATTATAAATTTAAAGGAGATACTACGGTTAAAAATACTTCAGGTTCTACAAGCATGAATTTTGCGCCTGATATATTTCGTGAACCAACCTACTTCTCAGGATATCTTAACAAACATATTCCGTTCAGAGAAGCCATCTCTGCCCTTCATGACATAGTAGTTTCTGATTTTCGTTTTAAGCCAAAAGACAAAACGGATTACAAAACATGGGCAAAAGAACAAGAAGATATCTGGCTTGCTCAATATCTGGGAGGCGCAGAAGATGTGGAACAAAAACTTAAAGGCATAAGGTTAGAGCTTGAAAAAGTAAGAAGGGAGAAATATAATGTAATGGAACCCTTTTACAAAGCTCAAAACAAATATTTTCAGTACCTATACCGAACCAGCCCGGAGCTAATGAGGGTATATGACCCTGTTATAACCATTCATCCGGACGAATTATTTTTTGAGTGCTTCAGTCAGGACGAATCTTCTTATGGCAAACTCGGGTGTAACTATAATGTATTTAAAAACCTGAGCGAATTTAAATGCGGCACGACGAATATCGATTATTCCTCAAGCTTGTATAATGAATTTCAGAAGATACGAGAATATAAGGATACGCATTTCAATATAGACCCTTCCGGATTTGAGGTTCAGACAACTGCAGAAGAAAGCTATAAAGAAGTTAAAATAGATGTACCTGCAAGCTGGGTAAGAGGATTCCTGCAGGTTAGTTCAGCGATGTCAATTCCTGCTACATCTTTCGAATTACATCCTATGGATGTATACAACATCTGTTTTGTACTCAAAAGACATAAAGAAAAAGAAGGACCAAGATCCATCCGGTATATCCTGAAACCCGGAGAACCCATAAGATTGATCTTTGAACCCTGGAATTATGAAATCAAATGTCTTAGATCTATTTATACGGGAAATGAAGCTAAAGAAATCAGAGTATGGGGAAGAAGAAGATTACTGTTGTTAGAAAGATTAATACCAGTAGCAAAATCTTTTAAAGTTGTTCTTTTGGGTTCTGGCCTTCCCACCTTTTATGTAGCAGATTTAGGAGACATGAATTTTACACTTGGCTTGTCTGGTTGGACAGCTAATGACTGGTCTCGCCTGGGCAACTTTGACCTTCTTGCTCCAAGAGCCGAAGCAGATCCTATGACCATGCAAAAGGTTTTTATAGGATTAAAAGAAAAATGGGTGGAAAAGCCAGAAGTATTGGCCTCCAGACTTCAATTGGATAAATCCCTCGTCCTTGGAGCTTTGTCAGCCTTTACCCAGCAAGGAAAGGCAATTTATGATATAAACAATAATTGTTATAGAATACGAGAGCTTTCAAGAGAAAGCTTACCACTTGAATCACTTAGATTTTCCAATGCAAGAGAAGAAAAAGCCAATAGATTCTTCAATAACAGAAGCATTCAATTCAATGCAGAAGTATCCGGAGGAAAGCAAAAGTTAACAGGAAGCGTTAAAGAAGATAACCATACTTATAAACCAGAACTTGTGATAGACAGTGATGAAAGAATAGTAAGTGGAAAGTGTAGTTGTAATTTCTTTCAGCAGAATAAACTGATGCAGGGACCATGCGAGCATATGCTTGCTTTGAGAATTGCTTTCAGAAAAAAACAAAATTTGTATTAA
- a CDS encoding flotillin family protein, translated as MLENVLMTTILIGIFFVVMILVLLVKWYKKVPQGKAIVRTGAGGTKVTFTAMFVIPVLHKMEIMDISLKTLHIKRIGKDGLICQDNIRADIEVAFFVRVNKGGEDVIKVAQTIGCERASHKETLVSIFDSKFSEALKTVGRRFDFVSLYSDRDKFKKEILDIIGTDLNGYHLDDCAIDYLEQTSLEFMKTDNILDSQGIKKITEITAQQKILANEIKRNEEKVLRKQDVEAKEAILELNRQLAESEEKQQREIAIIRAREKAEADKVMAEEKLKSELARIKSEEGIQVAEENKQRQIIVASKSKERTDAVETQRVEKDKLLEANEKERVVALAIIEKDKALEEEKKNIQDVIRERVMVEKTVVTEEEKIKDAKAFAEANRNKEVAITNATTQAEELKVKEIKMAEAMKAAAEIKALQLMLEAEAAQKASASQADARRTIAEVTVLEESTKGMAEAQVIEAKAKALEKQGTTEALVLEKKSVAEAKGIEAKATAEAKGIEAKAAADEKKGTMEATVLHKKMEAEAQGITQKADAMKKLDGVGKDHEEFKLRLDKEKSIELAEITIQKDIAEAQAKVISEALKASKIEIVGGETMFFDKIIGSITKGKSLDKMVDNSKLLTDIKGSFLGDGNENLLERIQDLLGKHKLSTEDIKNLSISALILKLSSGTVDNALKNTLASVLNEARDLGIANQTLENLGIKIKTKE; from the coding sequence ATGTTAGAGAATGTATTAATGACGACAATTCTGATAGGAATTTTTTTCGTCGTGATGATCCTTGTTCTGTTAGTAAAATGGTATAAAAAAGTACCACAAGGAAAAGCTATCGTAAGAACAGGTGCAGGAGGAACGAAGGTTACATTTACTGCTATGTTTGTGATTCCGGTTCTTCATAAAATGGAGATCATGGATATCTCTCTGAAAACACTACACATAAAAAGAATTGGAAAAGATGGGCTTATTTGTCAGGATAACATACGTGCAGATATAGAAGTGGCTTTTTTTGTAAGAGTGAATAAAGGAGGAGAAGATGTTATAAAAGTAGCTCAGACAATTGGTTGTGAGCGTGCTTCGCACAAAGAAACACTTGTTTCTATTTTTGATTCGAAGTTTTCGGAGGCCCTGAAAACGGTAGGTAGAAGATTTGATTTTGTATCTCTCTATTCAGACAGAGATAAATTTAAAAAAGAAATCCTTGATATCATCGGTACTGACCTAAACGGATATCATCTTGATGATTGTGCTATAGATTATCTTGAGCAGACTTCACTGGAGTTTATGAAAACTGATAATATCCTTGATTCACAAGGTATCAAGAAGATCACTGAAATTACAGCTCAACAAAAGATTCTTGCAAATGAAATCAAAAGAAATGAAGAAAAGGTACTTCGTAAGCAGGATGTAGAAGCAAAAGAGGCTATTCTGGAGTTGAACCGTCAGCTTGCTGAAAGTGAAGAGAAACAGCAGAGAGAGATTGCCATTATTCGTGCAAGAGAAAAAGCCGAAGCCGATAAGGTAATGGCAGAAGAAAAGCTGAAATCAGAACTTGCCAGAATAAAATCAGAAGAAGGCATTCAGGTTGCCGAGGAAAATAAACAAAGACAAATTATTGTGGCTTCTAAAAGCAAAGAAAGAACGGATGCTGTTGAAACGCAACGTGTGGAGAAAGATAAGTTACTTGAAGCAAATGAGAAAGAAAGAGTTGTTGCTCTGGCGATAATTGAAAAAGATAAAGCTCTTGAAGAAGAAAAGAAAAATATTCAGGATGTGATCAGAGAGCGTGTAATGGTTGAAAAAACAGTCGTTACAGAAGAAGAAAAGATAAAAGATGCGAAAGCATTTGCTGAAGCAAACAGAAATAAAGAAGTAGCAATTACCAATGCAACGACTCAGGCCGAAGAGCTGAAAGTGAAAGAGATCAAAATGGCAGAAGCAATGAAAGCAGCTGCAGAGATCAAAGCGTTGCAGTTGATGTTAGAAGCTGAAGCTGCTCAAAAGGCATCTGCAAGCCAGGCTGACGCAAGAAGAACAATTGCGGAAGTAACTGTTCTTGAAGAATCTACCAAAGGTATGGCTGAAGCTCAGGTAATTGAGGCTAAAGCAAAAGCTTTGGAAAAACAAGGAACTACAGAGGCATTGGTTTTAGAGAAAAAATCTGTTGCAGAGGCGAAAGGTATAGAAGCTAAAGCAACTGCAGAGGCAAAAGGTATAGAAGCCAAAGCTGCTGCTGATGAGAAAAAAGGTACAATGGAAGCTACTGTTTTACATAAGAAAATGGAAGCAGAAGCTCAGGGTATCACTCAGAAAGCAGATGCTATGAAGAAACTGGATGGAGTTGGTAAGGATCACGAAGAGTTTAAACTTAGATTGGATAAAGAGAAGTCTATCGAGCTTGCTGAGATCACTATTCAGAAAGATATCGCCGAAGCTCAGGCTAAAGTTATCTCTGAGGCATTGAAGGCTTCTAAGATCGAAATTGTGGGCGGTGAAACAATGTTCTTTGATAAAATTATTGGTTCAATCACAAAAGGAAAGTCGCTTGATAAAATGGTAGATAACAGTAAATTGCTTACTGATATCAAAGGCTCATTCTTAGGTGATGGAAATGAGAATTTACTGGAAAGAATACAGGACCTATTAGGCAAGCACAAGCTGTCTACTGAGGATATTAAGAACCTTTCTATTTCTGCTCTGATATTAAAGTTAAGCTCAGGAACTGTTGACAATGCTCTTAAAAACACTCTAGCTTCTGTATTGAATGAAGCAAGAGATTTGGGTATTGCAAACCAGACGCTTGAAAATCTTGGAATAAAGATTAAAACAAAAGAATAA
- a CDS encoding WGR domain-containing protein, with translation MKLIKQIKLYFQEGTSDKVYEIDLCESGDGFLVNFRYGRRGATLKEGTKTIFPVDLQEANKVFDALEKEKRSKGYSTEGEPMGVVNKPAQSSKDNDRRKKAILKILKNAVDGDEPENWPLSRVFWRAGELNISEAIPFIQKLAHQSDNVSVYSAVWTIGKCGNTNSISFLKSLQKNQDYPQYLKEIVSEALFKISDPAERKTVGESLLAMLPEHINKLLQSSDYSGLEIQLKELLFKTQSTSNEYLSALYRLSHNNIELKRILSRIINDVPLTFNYFKHIRHIFKMAEMWEDYETFGIVAKNIDKHSPGPYSDKGAFSSKTKRYLSARILRSLRKLGEASSSSYKEMACGVLLAFDDSKDGKPSFHRSTYTYVYNKQTKRHDVIETKTYFETNAVYRAFNFILFQNSPRYTLGLNGWQCIAPYIPGNEAPSQREEAFPELWNNATLEIIRLLSFSRALQVHEFALKIFRSNPEFANQLTTGNIVNFLNTAFEITRKVGLEEALKVYNKANPDTQLLLGMLQSPLHEANEQALQWIEEQKQVFISNSEFITELIFLRNPSIQTKVRSLLVSANIPDEQAQIIIGKILATIIKTEVKSEDDQQFISHAGQALLHIFKSQLDFIGTDIIKDLLQHKSPEVHAIAGSILVYKKLNPELIPGDLLQALLKSENGKARSAGIELLGRFSETSLLEKKELLISFCLSPLPDVRNAVRPIIAKLNKAYPVFGNELINLFVPAFLMKETYEGLHQDLLSLLTTELSSSLSVINKNQSLGLLNSKFRSAQQLGTALLKMTIREEDLSIEELVKISGNPNEEVRKYAWDYYNNNLSKVKENKEEALKIVDSDWEDTRNFAFDYFRNKFKQEDWSAENLIALCDSTRETVQNFGKEMIMKSFKSEDGEEYLLKLSQHPDTRLQLFTSSYIETYAGGKPDIIEKLKPYFTTLLSQVNKGKAAKVRAMEFLRKEALKDESIAQIASEILNRVSGSMAISEKAGCIAALRDIRKKYPSLPNLVKVVDYSEYVKK, from the coding sequence TTGAAACTGATAAAGCAAATAAAATTATACTTTCAGGAAGGAACCTCTGACAAAGTTTATGAAATTGACCTTTGCGAATCCGGAGATGGATTTCTGGTGAATTTCCGTTATGGAAGAAGAGGCGCTACCCTGAAAGAAGGCACCAAAACTATATTTCCTGTAGACCTGCAGGAAGCGAATAAAGTTTTTGATGCTCTTGAAAAGGAAAAAAGAAGTAAAGGATATTCTACAGAGGGTGAACCGATGGGCGTTGTTAACAAACCTGCTCAAAGTTCCAAAGACAATGACCGGAGAAAGAAAGCTATTCTGAAAATTCTGAAAAACGCTGTTGATGGTGATGAACCCGAAAACTGGCCATTGTCCAGAGTATTCTGGAGAGCAGGAGAACTTAATATTTCTGAGGCAATTCCTTTCATTCAAAAACTGGCTCACCAGTCCGACAATGTTTCCGTTTATTCTGCAGTTTGGACTATCGGGAAATGCGGGAATACCAACTCCATCTCTTTCCTCAAATCATTACAAAAAAACCAGGACTATCCTCAGTATTTAAAAGAAATTGTATCAGAGGCATTATTCAAAATTTCTGATCCTGCGGAAAGAAAAACAGTCGGAGAGTCTCTTCTTGCAATGCTTCCAGAGCATATAAATAAATTGCTTCAGTCGTCAGATTATTCAGGGCTTGAGATTCAACTTAAAGAATTACTCTTTAAAACTCAATCAACATCCAATGAATACCTGTCTGCACTTTATCGGTTATCTCATAATAATATCGAATTAAAGAGAATATTATCAAGGATAATTAATGATGTTCCTCTCACCTTTAATTATTTCAAACATATCAGACATATATTTAAAATGGCTGAAATGTGGGAGGATTATGAAACCTTTGGGATTGTTGCAAAAAATATAGATAAACATTCCCCGGGACCATATAGTGATAAAGGGGCTTTTAGCAGTAAAACCAAAAGGTACCTTTCGGCAAGAATTCTCAGGTCACTTAGAAAGCTTGGCGAAGCGAGCTCTTCATCATACAAAGAAATGGCTTGCGGAGTATTATTAGCTTTTGACGATAGCAAAGACGGCAAGCCCTCCTTTCATCGTTCCACATATACATATGTATATAACAAGCAAACAAAGAGGCACGATGTAATTGAGACCAAGACATACTTCGAAACGAATGCAGTATATAGGGCATTCAACTTTATTCTGTTCCAGAACAGTCCGAGATACACCTTGGGACTAAACGGATGGCAATGTATAGCACCTTATATCCCAGGCAATGAAGCGCCATCTCAGAGAGAAGAAGCATTTCCTGAACTTTGGAACAATGCAACACTAGAGATCATCAGGCTCTTATCATTTTCCAGAGCGTTACAGGTGCATGAGTTCGCCTTAAAGATTTTTAGATCAAATCCTGAATTCGCTAATCAGCTCACTACTGGGAATATTGTAAACTTTCTGAATACCGCTTTCGAAATAACAAGAAAGGTTGGTCTGGAAGAAGCTCTGAAAGTTTATAATAAAGCTAATCCTGACACGCAATTGTTACTTGGAATGCTTCAAAGTCCTTTACATGAAGCCAACGAACAGGCTCTGCAATGGATTGAAGAACAGAAACAAGTTTTCATAAGTAATTCAGAATTCATTACAGAATTGATTTTCCTGAGGAATCCTTCAATTCAAACCAAAGTAAGATCTCTTCTGGTTTCAGCAAACATTCCTGATGAACAAGCTCAAATAATCATTGGAAAAATTCTTGCTACCATCATCAAAACTGAAGTTAAATCAGAAGATGATCAACAATTTATTTCACATGCAGGCCAGGCATTGCTTCATATCTTTAAAAGCCAACTGGATTTCATTGGGACAGACATCATCAAAGATTTGCTTCAACATAAATCTCCAGAAGTTCATGCAATTGCCGGATCGATACTAGTTTATAAAAAATTAAATCCTGAACTGATTCCAGGAGACCTTCTTCAAGCTCTTTTAAAATCAGAAAATGGAAAAGCAAGATCTGCGGGTATTGAGCTGTTAGGAAGATTTTCTGAAACATCATTATTAGAGAAAAAAGAGCTTCTCATCAGCTTTTGTTTATCTCCCCTTCCGGACGTCCGCAATGCTGTGAGACCAATTATAGCAAAGCTTAACAAAGCGTACCCAGTATTCGGCAATGAGCTTATTAATTTGTTTGTTCCTGCATTTCTGATGAAGGAAACTTATGAAGGCCTGCATCAGGATTTACTAAGTCTTCTCACAACAGAACTAAGTAGCAGTCTTTCAGTCATCAATAAAAATCAGAGCCTTGGTCTTCTTAATTCAAAATTCAGATCTGCACAACAACTGGGAACTGCATTGCTGAAAATGACCATTAGAGAAGAAGATTTGTCAATAGAAGAATTGGTAAAAATATCTGGTAACCCTAATGAAGAAGTAAGAAAATATGCATGGGACTACTACAATAACAATCTTTCCAAGGTAAAGGAAAATAAGGAAGAAGCATTGAAAATTGTAGATTCAGACTGGGAAGACACAAGAAACTTTGCTTTTGATTATTTCAGAAATAAATTCAAACAGGAAGACTGGTCTGCAGAAAATCTTATTGCTCTTTGTGACAGCACAAGGGAAACAGTTCAGAACTTTGGAAAGGAAATGATTATGAAATCCTTTAAGAGCGAAGACGGAGAAGAATATTTATTAAAATTAAGTCAGCACCCGGACACAAGATTGCAGTTATTTACTTCTTCATACATTGAAACATATGCAGGAGGAAAACCGGACATTATTGAAAAACTGAAGCCATATTTTACCACCTTACTCTCTCAGGTAAATAAAGGTAAAGCAGCAAAGGTTCGAGCAATGGAATTTCTGAGAAAAGAAGCTTTGAAAGATGAATCCATTGCACAGATTGCATCGGAAATTCTTAACAGAGTATCTGGTTCAATGGCAATATCGGAAAAGGCCGGATGTATTGCCGCTCTCAGAGATATCCGAAAAAAATATCCTTCATTACCCAACCTAGTTAAAGTAGTTGACTATTCTGAATATGTAAAGAAATAA